From Lolium perenne isolate Kyuss_39 chromosome 5, Kyuss_2.0, whole genome shotgun sequence, a single genomic window includes:
- the LOC127301572 gene encoding U-box domain-containing protein 45, with the protein MVARCVHADAFRLWPIFSAATLRRKLLEVLTCGGGGGGGGSCRGRTSCRSPKPRTQSMPRPRSDRLAELLRAEPSECGDGDDEGEADAAARKAAALEELKVVVAALQDGDIDGENGGGVSWRVEAATVVRRKAKDDAVAREMLAMLGAIPPLVAMLDDRDGGGEELLAAALYALLNLGIGNDTNKAAIVQAGAVHKMLRIAEGASGALTEALVANFLCLSALDANKPIIGASGAAPFLVRAFESAASEQTRHDALRALLNLSIAAANAPHLLAAGLAPSLLAAIGDASASDRALAALCNIVAACPEGRRAVSRVPDAVPVLVDVLNWSDEAGCQEKAAYVLMVLAHRSYGDRAAMAEAGATSALLELTLVGTALAQKRASRILEILRADKGKQAADSVVVATVSAPQERGAGGPCREEEAEGDEACMSSEKRAVRQLVQQSLQSNLRRIVRRARLPRELAPASAESLKALTASSTSKSLPF; encoded by the exons ATGGTGGCGAGGTGCGTGCacgccgatgccttccggctctGGCCGATCTTCTCCGCCGCCACGCTGCGGCGGAAGCTTCTTGAGGTCCTcacctgcggcggcggcggcgggggtggaGGTTCTTGCCGTGGGCGGACGTCCTGCCGGTCGCCCAAGCCGCGGACGCAGTCGATGCCGAGGCCGCGGTCCGACCGGCTCGCGGAGCTGCTCAGAGCGGAGCCGTCCGAGTGCGgcgacggtgacgacgagggcgAGGCTGACGCGGCCGCCAGGAAGGCTGCCGCGCTGGAGGAGctgaaggtcgtcgtcgccgccctTCAGGATGGAGATATAGACGGAGAGAATGGTGGCGGTGTGTCGTGGCGTGTCGAGGCGGCCACGGTCGTGCGCAGGAAGGCCAAGGACGACGCCGTGGCGCGGGAGATGCTCGCGATGCTCGGCGCCATCCCGCCGCTCGTCGCCATGCTCGACGACAGGGACGGAGGCGGCGAGGAGCTCCTGGCCGCCGCGCTGTACGCGCTCCTGAACTTGGGGATCGGCAACGACAC GAACAAGGCGGCGATCGTGCAGGCGGGCGCCGTGCACAAGATGCTCCGCATTGCGGAGGGCGCGTCCGGCGCGCTGACGGAGGCGCTGGTGGCCAACTTCCTGTGCCTGAGCGCGCTGGACGCGAACAAGCCCATCATCGGCGCGTCCGGGGCGGCCCCGTTCCTGGTGCGCGCGTTCGAGTCCGCGGCGAGCGAGCAGACGCGGCACGACGCCCTGCGCGCGCTCCTGAACCTGTCCATCGCGGCGGCGAACGCGCCGCACCTGCTGGCGGCGGGGCTGGCGCCGTCGCTGCTGGCGGCCATCGGGGACGCGTCCGCGTCGGACCGGGCGCTCGCGGCGCTCTGCAACATCGTGGCAGCCTGCCCCGAAGGCCGGCGCGCGGTGAGCCGCGTCCCGGacgcggtgccggtgctggtggacGTGCTCAACTGGTCGGACGAGGCCGGGTGCCAGGAGAAGGCCGCGTACGTGCTGATGGTGCTGGCGCACCGAAGCTACGGCGACCGCGCGGCCATGGCCGAGGCCGGCGCCACGTCCGCGCTGCTGGAGCTGACGCTGGTGGGCACGGCGCTGGCGCAGAAGCGCGCGTCGAGGATCCTGGAGATCCTGCGCGCCGACAAGGGCAAGCAGGCCGCGGATAGCGTCGTGGTGGCCACGGTGTCGGCGCCCCAGGAGCGCGGCGCCGGAGGGCCGTgccgggaggaggaggcggagggcgaCGAGGCGTGCATGAGCAGCGAGAAGCGCGCCGTGCGGCAGCTGGTGCAGCAGAGCCTGCAGAGCAACCTGCGGCGGATCGTGCGGCGCGCGCGGCTGCCGCGGGAGCTGGcgccggcgtcggcggagagCCTCAAGGCGCTCACCGCCTCGTCCACCTCCAAGAGCCTGCCGTTCTGA